One Cyanobacteria bacterium FACHB-DQ100 DNA segment encodes these proteins:
- a CDS encoding D-alanyl-D-alanine dipeptidase → MKAYQTVAIAECNEPLVEIPDQFARVTPHPYAKLGAPYGEKSPFFVREEILDRLLIADAHLQHLQPGWKIQIFDAYRPVAVQQFMVDHTLKELVNANGLSLETLSTTQREEFQQQVYQFWAMPNLDPATPPPHSTGAAIDVTLIDEAGSAIDMGSEIDEISERSFPNHFANSDLPYHRHREILANSMISAGFKRHWNEWWHFSYGDQIWAWLTNQDNPGANAIAKYGRI, encoded by the coding sequence ATGAAAGCTTATCAGACTGTTGCGATCGCAGAATGCAATGAGCCCTTAGTCGAAATTCCTGACCAGTTTGCGCGGGTCACGCCACATCCCTACGCAAAGTTGGGCGCACCGTATGGGGAGAAATCACCGTTCTTTGTTAGAGAGGAAATTCTCGATCGCTTACTTATTGCCGATGCTCACCTTCAGCATCTTCAACCCGGATGGAAGATTCAGATTTTTGATGCGTATCGTCCGGTCGCAGTCCAGCAATTTATGGTGGATCACACGCTGAAAGAACTGGTCAACGCAAACGGATTGAGTTTAGAAACGCTATCCACAACACAGCGAGAAGAATTTCAGCAACAGGTCTATCAATTCTGGGCAATGCCAAATTTAGATCCGGCAACTCCGCCGCCGCATAGTACCGGAGCCGCGATCGATGTCACTTTAATCGATGAAGCCGGAAGCGCGATCGACATGGGATCAGAAATTGATGAAATCTCAGAGCGATCGTTTCCGAATCACTTTGCAAACTCTGATTTACCGTATCATCGACATCGAGAAATTTTGGCAAATAGCATGATCTCCGCAGGATTTAAGCGCCACTGGAATGAATGGTGGCACTTTTCCTACGGAGATCAGATTTGGGCATGGCTCACGAATCAAGACAATCCGGGAGCCAATGCGATCGCCAAATACGGCAGGATTTAA
- a CDS encoding peptidylprolyl isomerase: MTRAIMETDKGTIHLELFDQDAPNTVKNFVDLANKGFYDGLKFHRVIPNFMIQGGCPNTRDGASGMPGTGGPGYKINCEINPNKHEAGSLSMAHAGRNTGGSQFFICHSPQSHLDGVHTVFGKTSDMDIVNAIRGNDRILSVKIEA; the protein is encoded by the coding sequence ATGACACGCGCAATCATGGAAACGGACAAAGGCACCATTCATCTTGAGTTGTTTGATCAAGATGCGCCGAATACCGTAAAGAATTTTGTTGATTTAGCAAACAAAGGATTTTACGATGGCTTGAAATTTCATCGGGTGATTCCGAATTTTATGATTCAGGGCGGCTGTCCGAACACCCGTGACGGAGCATCAGGAATGCCCGGAACCGGAGGCCCCGGCTACAAAATTAACTGCGAAATTAATCCGAATAAGCATGAAGCTGGAAGCTTATCGATGGCTCATGCAGGACGGAACACAGGCGGTAGTCAATTTTTCATCTGCCATTCACCGCAGTCGCATTTAGACGGCGTTCATACGGTGTTTGGTAAGACGAGCGATATGGATATTGTCAATGCGATTCGCGGCAACGATCGCATTCTCTCGGTGAAAATCGAGGCTTAA
- a CDS encoding S8 family serine peptidase, producing the protein MKTKHIVLRNLRSTTRDLFAGPAAFPGQSNPAEAAFPSAQISTYDIERSEIASLNRDPDVVAIAPAMPMKLIRPVEVEGLAEGSAETTASQLTWGVQAVGADTSPFTGDGIVVAVLDSGIDATHAAFAGVEIIQQDFTGEGDGDKDGHGTHCAGTIFGRTVDDIRIGVAPGVNKALIGKVIGEQGGSSDQIADAVLWALDNGANVISMSLGIDFPGFVQYFVKQGLPTELATSRALEGYRANVQLFQSLAALASARASFSQAAVLVAAAGNESRRQVNKDWEIAVAPPAVAEGIISVAALGRGTSGLTIAPFSNTGANLSGPGVQVLSAKAGGGLVAMNGTSMAAPHVAGVAALWAEKLKRSGRLNSLELMARVVGNATSEGIAADFDPFDVGAGMVRAPQS; encoded by the coding sequence ATGAAAACGAAACACATTGTTCTAAGAAACCTGCGATCGACCACCCGTGATTTGTTTGCAGGCCCCGCCGCGTTCCCCGGTCAATCCAATCCGGCAGAAGCTGCTTTTCCCAGCGCACAAATTAGCACGTATGATATCGAACGCAGTGAAATCGCTTCGCTCAATCGCGATCCCGATGTCGTTGCGATCGCGCCTGCGATGCCAATGAAGCTAATTCGCCCTGTAGAAGTCGAAGGGCTAGCAGAAGGCTCAGCAGAGACCACTGCATCCCAATTAACCTGGGGGGTTCAGGCAGTGGGAGCAGACACCTCACCTTTTACTGGAGATGGCATTGTTGTTGCCGTTCTCGATAGCGGCATCGATGCGACTCATGCTGCATTTGCGGGTGTTGAGATTATTCAACAAGACTTTACCGGGGAGGGAGATGGCGATAAAGACGGCCATGGAACCCACTGCGCCGGAACGATCTTTGGTCGCACTGTTGATGATATTCGGATTGGCGTTGCACCCGGAGTCAACAAAGCGTTAATTGGAAAAGTGATCGGTGAGCAAGGTGGCTCTAGTGATCAAATTGCGGATGCAGTTTTATGGGCACTCGATAATGGTGCGAACGTGATTTCGATGTCGCTCGGCATTGATTTTCCTGGCTTTGTACAATACTTTGTCAAGCAAGGCTTACCGACAGAACTGGCGACCTCGCGTGCCTTAGAAGGCTACCGCGCTAATGTTCAATTGTTCCAAAGCTTAGCTGCGCTTGCCAGTGCTCGCGCTTCGTTTTCCCAGGCTGCGGTTTTGGTTGCTGCTGCCGGGAATGAAAGCCGTCGCCAAGTCAATAAAGACTGGGAAATTGCGGTTGCACCTCCAGCGGTTGCTGAGGGAATTATTTCGGTCGCGGCGCTGGGTCGTGGTACGTCTGGGTTGACGATCGCTCCCTTCTCAAACACCGGAGCCAATCTTTCAGGGCCTGGTGTACAAGTGCTGTCGGCAAAAGCGGGCGGTGGATTGGTGGCGATGAATGGTACGAGTATGGCGGCTCCGCATGTGGCAGGGGTGGCTGCACTGTGGGCAGAAAAACTCAAGCGGAGCGGGCGGCTGAACTCACTGGAATTAATGGCGCGTGTTGTTGGGAATGCCACCTCAGAGGGAATTGCTGCGGATTTCGACCCGTTTGATGTGGGGGCGGGAATGGTGCGTGCGCCTCAGAGTTAG
- a CDS encoding DUF4238 domain-containing protein produces the protein MTKVINQHYVPQSYLKNFSSDRTQIFVFDKFKQHSFISNVRNVASERFFYDFPQRVTQPEDVQVIERFFSELEARQDRFLRHLQRKINGIFALRLNPVTIGKTYTFNVLTLDQKEDLALIAAIQLLRTKEFRKFIVEMHQATQDLRDHVLEKGVLDHLDQFKELHAVQISEEFAEAFKSLVLEECAANLANLYSEGLAVLHAKAILDYAKAILEILRNHIFIIGINDTTQPLFTSDHPVVRRPYLASSGLDSEGIEVNFPINSKAIVIMRDKKYFHRYADRESKLFPLTLEDIEHYNMMQVCESNRFVFCGEDKFELIRAICRDRPEVCSESRNRIQVRRVESTFNTREF, from the coding sequence ATGACTAAAGTTATCAATCAACACTATGTTCCTCAGTCGTATCTGAAAAATTTTAGTTCTGATAGAACTCAGATTTTTGTTTTCGACAAGTTCAAACAGCACAGCTTCATTAGCAATGTTAGAAATGTTGCCAGTGAGCGATTTTTCTATGATTTTCCGCAAAGGGTAACTCAGCCGGAAGATGTACAAGTAATTGAACGATTCTTTTCAGAATTGGAAGCAAGGCAGGACAGGTTTTTGCGCCATCTTCAACGTAAGATCAATGGTATTTTTGCTCTTCGGCTTAATCCCGTCACAATCGGCAAGACTTATACATTTAATGTGCTCACGCTTGATCAGAAAGAGGATTTAGCTCTCATAGCTGCAATTCAACTTCTTAGAACCAAAGAGTTTAGGAAGTTTATTGTTGAGATGCATCAAGCAACACAAGATTTAAGAGATCACGTTTTAGAAAAAGGCGTTCTTGATCATCTTGATCAGTTTAAGGAACTGCACGCAGTTCAGATTTCCGAAGAGTTTGCAGAAGCATTTAAGTCTCTAGTTCTGGAAGAGTGTGCTGCAAATTTAGCCAATCTGTATAGCGAGGGTCTAGCTGTACTACATGCTAAAGCTATTCTTGATTACGCTAAAGCTATTCTAGAAATTCTACGTAACCATATTTTTATTATTGGTATAAACGATACAACACAGCCATTATTTACATCAGATCATCCGGTTGTTCGCCGTCCTTATCTTGCCTCTAGCGGTCTTGATTCCGAAGGAATTGAAGTCAATTTTCCTATCAATAGCAAGGCAATTGTAATTATGAGAGACAAGAAGTATTTTCATAGGTATGCAGATAGGGAAAGTAAACTTTTTCCACTTACTTTGGAAGATATCGAGCACTACAATATGATGCAAGTCTGTGAGAGTAATCGATTTGTTTTCTGCGGTGAAGATAAGTTTGAGTTAATTAGAGCAATTTGTAGAGATCGACCAGAAGTATGCTCAGAGAGTAGAAATCGAATCCAAGTTAGAAGAGTTGAATCAACTTTCAATACAAGAGAGTTTTAA
- the yidD gene encoding membrane protein insertion efficiency factor YidD: MKFLLIALVKGYRVAISPLMMPTCRFHPTCSRYAIEALETHGALKGTWLAAGRICRCHPFNPGGYDPVPKKDA; encoded by the coding sequence ATGAAATTCCTGTTAATAGCCTTAGTCAAAGGCTACCGAGTCGCCATCTCTCCACTCATGATGCCGACTTGTCGATTTCATCCCACTTGTTCTCGATATGCGATCGAAGCCCTCGAAACTCACGGCGCACTCAAAGGCACTTGGCTAGCAGCGGGGCGAATTTGTCGCTGTCATCCGTTCAATCCTGGCGGGTATGATCCTGTTCCGAAAAAAGACGCATGA
- the hisC gene encoding histidinol-phosphate transaminase, whose translation MPSFFRASVDAMTGYIPGEQPKPGTPIIKLNTNENPYPPSPDTIAVLRSLDPEWLRRYPDPYANDFRQATSEALGIPKDWIMVGNGSDDLLNVIVRACAEPGRKVVYPMPTYVLYRALVEMQVADRVEIPYGDRYEFPIDELIAAQGAITFIASPNSPSGHSVALSDLRQLAAQLTGVLVVDEAYVDFAEETALPLVREFENVLILRTLSKGYSLAGLRLGFAIAQPHLLSGLFKIKDSYNIDAIATLVGTAAMRDQNYKNECAEKVKQSRAKLAIDLKNLGWKVCNSQTNFLLTQPQNNAEQIYLALKERGILVRYFKQPGLDDKLRITVGTDEQNQTLIEVLMSIT comes from the coding sequence ATGCCTTCTTTCTTTCGAGCTAGCGTTGATGCCATGACCGGATATATTCCCGGCGAGCAACCCAAACCTGGAACTCCGATCATTAAGCTCAATACGAACGAGAATCCTTATCCACCATCACCAGATACGATCGCAGTTCTGCGCTCTCTCGATCCCGAATGGCTCAGACGCTATCCAGACCCGTATGCTAACGATTTTAGACAAGCGACCAGCGAAGCATTAGGCATTCCGAAAGATTGGATCATGGTTGGCAACGGAAGTGATGATCTTTTGAATGTGATTGTGCGGGCTTGTGCGGAACCTGGACGCAAAGTAGTTTATCCAATGCCAACTTATGTTCTGTATCGGGCTTTGGTTGAGATGCAGGTTGCCGATCGCGTTGAGATTCCGTATGGCGATCGCTACGAATTCCCGATAGATGAACTAATCGCGGCTCAAGGTGCAATTACCTTCATTGCATCACCGAACAGCCCTTCAGGTCATAGTGTTGCACTATCCGATCTAAGACAGCTTGCCGCACAATTAACAGGTGTCTTAGTGGTTGATGAAGCGTATGTTGATTTCGCTGAAGAAACCGCTTTACCGTTAGTGCGTGAGTTTGAGAATGTATTGATTCTGCGGACGCTCTCGAAAGGGTATTCTCTTGCAGGATTGCGGCTTGGATTTGCGATCGCACAACCTCATCTATTAAGCGGATTGTTCAAGATCAAAGATAGTTACAACATTGATGCGATCGCAACATTGGTCGGAACTGCTGCAATGCGCGATCAGAACTATAAAAATGAATGTGCAGAGAAGGTGAAACAATCTAGAGCGAAGTTAGCGATCGATCTTAAAAACCTTGGCTGGAAGGTCTGTAACTCTCAAACGAACTTTCTTCTCACTCAACCGCAGAACAATGCAGAACAGATTTATCTAGCATTAAAAGAGCGTGGAATCTTAGTTCGGTACTTCAAACAACCTGGATTAGATGACAAGCTTAGAATTACAGTTGGAACCGATGAACAGAATCAAACCTTGATTGAGGTATTGATGAGCATTACCTAA
- a CDS encoding tetratricopeptide repeat protein has protein sequence MSDSSIEFNQQNENQSSLNEVNEVPQARDPVQTVATGLGTVSGGLAGAIIGRLVGGRLGAAVGAVVGGVAGANVGREAASGVDATIGEVVNEVKQTVEDIKPSVIGTVDAVRHNIEAAQPSVVGAIDSVRETIDEARPAVTETIHAVTETIEESRPSVIETVDSVRGTIEDVRPEVKQAVHKTAESIQSSAASVADSVQGVAQSVKGAAQDAQPKMTQAMDSVSESVQEAAQSVKGAAQDAQPKMTQAMEGVSESVQSSASNVADSVQRATQDTASSTSNIGTTSNMGQDVMPDQPYGQAGIIEDTYPTMTAGTSTNLGSTLAPDQTGIESIDQMHQSTTSGFGAISDANDIVAIQNEFDRGVFLTEQGDLDGAKAAFAEVIRVMPDAPEAYFNMGIVLFQQGRKMESRDYIRQARDLARTRGDLAAVANLDAILQQMESTSLQGL, from the coding sequence ATGTCGGATAGCAGCATAGAGTTCAATCAGCAGAATGAAAATCAATCCTCTTTGAATGAGGTGAATGAGGTGCCACAAGCACGAGACCCAGTTCAAACAGTGGCAACGGGTCTGGGAACTGTAAGTGGAGGGTTAGCTGGAGCCATCATTGGTCGCTTAGTTGGCGGACGCTTAGGGGCTGCTGTTGGTGCAGTGGTTGGTGGTGTTGCGGGTGCTAATGTTGGACGGGAAGCAGCATCAGGTGTTGATGCCACGATCGGTGAAGTGGTCAATGAAGTAAAACAGACGGTCGAGGATATCAAACCCTCTGTGATCGGTACAGTCGATGCAGTGCGACACAACATTGAAGCAGCACAGCCTTCGGTTGTAGGCGCGATCGACTCAGTTCGAGAAACAATTGATGAGGCTCGTCCTGCTGTAACCGAAACGATTCATGCGGTGACAGAAACGATCGAGGAGAGCCGTCCTTCAGTGATTGAGACAGTTGATTCAGTCCGAGGGACGATCGAAGATGTTCGACCTGAGGTTAAGCAGGCTGTTCACAAAACGGCTGAGAGCATTCAATCATCTGCTGCCAGTGTTGCAGATTCAGTGCAAGGAGTCGCTCAATCGGTTAAGGGTGCAGCGCAAGATGCTCAACCCAAAATGACACAGGCTATGGACAGCGTGTCTGAGAGTGTTCAGGAAGCGGCTCAATCGGTTAAGGGTGCAGCGCAAGATGCTCAACCTAAAATGACACAGGCTATGGAAGGCGTGTCTGAGAGTGTTCAGTCATCGGCTTCTAATGTGGCAGATTCTGTTCAACGGGCAACTCAAGATACCGCTAGCTCAACCAGCAATATTGGCACAACTTCAAACATGGGACAGGATGTGATGCCCGACCAACCCTATGGTCAGGCGGGAATTATTGAAGACACCTATCCCACAATGACAGCGGGAACGTCAACAAACCTTGGTTCTACCCTTGCACCTGACCAAACGGGTATAGAGTCAATTGATCAGATGCATCAAAGCACGACCTCAGGGTTTGGAGCAATCAGTGATGCGAACGATATTGTGGCAATTCAAAATGAGTTCGATCGCGGCGTATTCCTGACTGAACAGGGTGATCTGGATGGAGCAAAGGCTGCATTTGCTGAAGTGATTCGTGTTATGCCAGACGCTCCTGAGGCATACTTCAACATGGGTATTGTGCTATTCCAGCAAGGACGGAAGATGGAAAGCAGAGATTATATTCGCCAAGCACGGGATCTCGCGCGCACTCGTGGCGATCTTGCTGCAGTAGCAAATCTTGACGCTATCCTACAGCAGATGGAATCCACTAGCTTGCAGGGGTTGTAA